A genomic window from Streptomyces sp. NBC_00234 includes:
- a CDS encoding MBL fold metallo-hydrolase: MLIAGFPAGAWGTNCYLVAPAAGEECVIIDPGHQAAQGVEETLKKHRLKPVAVVLTHGHIDHVASVVPVCGAHDVPAWIHPEDRYMMSDPEKGLGRSFGMPLMGELTVGEPDDVKELTDGAVLNLAGLEFGVAHAPGHTKGSVTFRMPEAADVPQVLFSGDLLFAGSVGRTDLPGGSQAELLESLARVCLPLDDSTVVLSGHGPQTTIGRERASNPYLHGMDAPRRGM, translated from the coding sequence GTGCTCATTGCCGGGTTCCCCGCCGGGGCCTGGGGGACCAATTGCTACCTGGTCGCCCCCGCCGCAGGCGAGGAGTGCGTGATCATCGATCCCGGGCATCAGGCCGCCCAGGGCGTCGAGGAGACGCTGAAGAAGCATCGGCTCAAGCCTGTCGCAGTCGTGCTCACCCATGGCCACATCGACCACGTCGCCTCGGTCGTCCCCGTGTGCGGCGCCCATGACGTCCCTGCCTGGATCCACCCGGAGGACCGTTACATGATGAGCGACCCGGAGAAGGGCCTCGGCCGCTCCTTCGGTATGCCTCTCATGGGCGAGCTGACCGTGGGGGAGCCGGACGACGTCAAGGAGCTGACCGACGGCGCCGTGCTGAATCTGGCCGGTCTGGAGTTCGGCGTCGCGCATGCGCCCGGCCATACCAAGGGGTCGGTGACGTTCAGGATGCCCGAGGCCGCGGATGTTCCGCAGGTTCTCTTCTCGGGCGACCTGCTCTTCGCCGGCTCCGTCGGACGCACCGACCTGCCCGGCGGCAGCCAGGCCGAGCTGCTCGAGTCGCTGGCCCGTGTGTGCCTGCCGCTCGACGACTCGACCGTGGTGCTGTCCGGCCACGGCCCCCAGACGACCATCGGCCGCGAGCGCGCCTCCAACCCGTATCTGCACGGCATGGACGCGCCCCGCCGAGGAATGTGA
- a CDS encoding vitamin K epoxide reductase family protein, whose amino-acid sequence MTTAAVDHPSSGQAEDGAKGTIGGSRALALLLVITGAAGLLAAWVITIDKFKLLEDPSFTPGCSLNPVVACGNIMKSDQASAFGFPNPMLGLVTYAMVICIGMGLLAGGRFRSWFWLGLNAGTLFGVGFCTWLQYQSLYNINSLCLWCCLAWVATIVMFCYVTTHNIKHRVLPAPSWLRTFLLEFHWVPPVLWIGIIGMLILTRWWDFWTS is encoded by the coding sequence ATGACGACTGCAGCGGTAGACCATCCCTCCTCGGGCCAGGCAGAGGACGGTGCGAAGGGGACCATCGGGGGCAGTCGCGCGCTGGCGCTGCTCCTGGTGATCACGGGTGCGGCCGGACTGCTCGCCGCCTGGGTCATCACGATCGACAAGTTCAAGCTGCTCGAGGACCCCAGCTTCACCCCCGGGTGCAGCCTCAACCCGGTCGTCGCGTGCGGCAACATCATGAAGAGCGACCAGGCGTCCGCGTTCGGGTTCCCCAACCCGATGCTCGGACTGGTCACCTACGCGATGGTGATCTGCATCGGAATGGGGCTGCTGGCCGGGGGCCGCTTCCGGTCCTGGTTCTGGCTCGGCCTCAACGCGGGCACGCTGTTCGGGGTCGGCTTCTGCACCTGGCTCCAGTACCAGTCGCTGTACAACATCAACTCGCTGTGCCTGTGGTGCTGCCTGGCCTGGGTCGCCACGATTGTCATGTTCTGCTACGTCACCACGCACAACATCAAGCACCGCGTCCTGCCCGCCCCCAGCTGGCTGCGTACCTTCCTGCTGGAGTTCCACTGGGTGCCGCCGGTCCTCTGGATCGGCATCATCGGGATGCTGATCCTGACCCGCTGGTGGGACTTCTGGACCAGCTGA
- a CDS encoding peptidylprolyl isomerase encodes MVSSDQRRRQLAREKFERQQQRREEARRRTRRLTVVIASALAVVAVIGAGAYVSVGGDDDKDKPDAAASASPSATPSESESAAPEPEMKIDKTAKYSMSLKTSQGDIAFTMDAAKTPHTTNSFKALADKGYFDGTKCHRLTTEGIFVLQCGDPKGDGTGGPGYTIPDENLTALGKAGGDGTVTFPAGTVAMANTGQPSTGGSQFFLVYKDTKLPPTYTPFGTMDEAGLKTVKTVAEAGVAGGAGDGAPKKTVTVEKAAVDKV; translated from the coding sequence GTGGTCAGCAGCGATCAGCGGCGGCGGCAGCTCGCCCGCGAGAAGTTCGAGCGGCAGCAGCAGCGCAGGGAGGAAGCCCGCCGGAGGACCAGGCGTCTCACCGTGGTCATCGCGTCCGCGCTGGCCGTGGTGGCGGTCATCGGCGCGGGCGCGTACGTCTCCGTCGGCGGCGACGACGACAAGGACAAGCCCGACGCGGCGGCGAGCGCGAGCCCGTCGGCGACGCCCTCCGAGAGCGAGAGTGCCGCGCCGGAGCCCGAGATGAAGATCGACAAGACGGCTAAGTACTCAATGTCGCTCAAGACCAGCCAGGGCGACATAGCGTTCACCATGGACGCCGCGAAGACTCCGCACACCACGAATTCCTTCAAGGCCCTCGCGGACAAGGGGTACTTCGACGGTACGAAGTGTCACCGCCTGACCACGGAGGGCATTTTCGTCCTCCAGTGCGGTGACCCGAAGGGCGACGGCACCGGCGGTCCCGGCTACACGATCCCGGACGAGAACCTGACGGCCCTGGGCAAGGCGGGCGGGGACGGAACCGTCACCTTCCCCGCGGGCACGGTGGCGATGGCCAACACCGGCCAGCCGAGCACCGGTGGCAGCCAGTTCTTCCTGGTCTACAAGGACACCAAACTCCCGCCCACGTACACGCCGTTCGGCACGATGGACGAGGCCGGGCTGAAGACCGTCAAGACGGTCGCCGAGGCGGGCGTCGCCGGTGGTGCGGGTGACGGTGCCCCGAAGAAGACCGTCACCGTCGAGAAGGCCGCGGTCGACAAGGTCTGA
- the hisS gene encoding histidine--tRNA ligase produces MSTFQAPKGTYDLIPPDSAKYLAVREAISAPLKNSGYGYIETPGFEDVALFARGVGESTDIVSKEMYAFETKGGDKLALRPEGTASVLRAALEANLHKAGNLPVKLWYSGSYYRYERPQKGRYRHFSQVGAEAIGTEDPALDAELIILADQAYRSLGLRSFRILLNSLGDKECRPVYREALQGFLRDLDLDEDTRRRIEINPLRVLDDKRAEVQKQLVGAPMLRDYLCDGCKAYHEEVRGLLTAAGVVYEDDEKLVRGLDYYTRTTFEFVHDGLGSQSAVGGGGRYDGLSEMIGGPALPSVGWALGVDRTVLALEAEGIELAIPATTSVYAVPLGDEARRVLFGIVTQLRREGVATDFAFGGRGLKGAMKSANRSGARFTIVAGERDLAEGNVQLKDMESGEQEAVALADVTEAIRSRLA; encoded by the coding sequence GTGAGTACCTTCCAGGCCCCCAAGGGCACGTACGACCTGATCCCGCCGGACTCCGCGAAGTACCTCGCGGTCCGTGAGGCGATCTCCGCACCGCTGAAGAACTCCGGCTACGGCTACATCGAGACCCCCGGCTTCGAGGACGTCGCCCTCTTCGCCCGAGGCGTCGGTGAGTCCACCGACATCGTCTCGAAGGAGATGTACGCCTTCGAGACCAAGGGCGGCGACAAGCTCGCCCTGCGCCCCGAGGGCACCGCCTCGGTGCTGCGCGCGGCACTGGAGGCCAACCTCCACAAGGCCGGCAACCTCCCCGTCAAGCTCTGGTACTCGGGCTCGTACTACCGGTACGAGCGCCCGCAGAAGGGCCGCTACAGGCACTTCTCGCAGGTCGGCGCCGAGGCCATCGGTACGGAGGACCCGGCGCTCGACGCCGAGCTGATCATCCTGGCCGACCAGGCGTACCGCTCGCTCGGTCTCCGCAGCTTCCGCATCCTGCTGAACTCGCTCGGCGACAAGGAGTGCCGCCCGGTGTACCGGGAGGCGCTCCAGGGCTTCCTGCGCGATCTCGACCTCGACGAGGACACCCGCCGCCGCATCGAGATCAACCCGCTCCGCGTCCTCGACGACAAGCGGGCCGAGGTCCAGAAGCAGCTGGTCGGCGCTCCGATGCTGCGCGACTACCTCTGTGACGGCTGCAAGGCGTACCACGAGGAGGTCCGCGGTCTGCTGACGGCAGCCGGTGTGGTGTACGAGGACGACGAGAAGCTCGTCCGCGGCCTCGACTACTACACGCGCACGACCTTCGAGTTCGTCCACGACGGCCTGGGCTCGCAGTCCGCGGTGGGCGGCGGCGGCCGTTACGACGGTCTGTCCGAGATGATCGGCGGCCCCGCGCTGCCGTCCGTCGGCTGGGCGCTCGGCGTGGACCGTACGGTTCTCGCCCTGGAGGCCGAGGGCATCGAGCTCGCCATCCCCGCCACCACCAGCGTGTACGCGGTCCCGCTCGGTGACGAGGCCCGCCGGGTGCTCTTCGGCATCGTCACGCAGCTGCGTCGCGAGGGTGTGGCGACGGACTTCGCGTTCGGCGGCCGTGGTCTGAAGGGCGCGATGAAGAGCGCGAACCGGTCGGGTGCGCGGTTCACGATCGTCGCGGGCGAGCGCGACCTGGCCGAGGGCAACGTCCAGCTCAAGGACATGGAGTCGGGCGAGCAGGAAGCGGTCGCCCTGGCGGACGTGACCGAGGCGATCCGCTCGCGCCTGGCGTAG